The genomic stretch GCCTGCCCGTCTCGATTCCGTCCTCCGTTGTTCACCGCGACCGGGTATGTGTGCGCACGCGAGTGTCCGGACGATCTGGTCTCGAACACCACCGGCGCGCCATGGATGATCAGGCCGTCGGCGAGGCATGGGCGCGTCAGTTCGGCATGCTCTTCGCCGCGGTTCACACCGCGCTGTCCGCGGATGCTCTGGAGGCATTGATCGCGGCCGGCCTGCCCACGCGGCCGGCCGTCGATCTCGACGACGCGCGTCGCGGGGCCACCGCGCTGTCCTCGATCAAGGCGCAGAGACTCGTGGACTCCTATGAGCCGGGCGAGGATCGCACCTTCCTCCACGGCGACCTCGGCAGCCACAACGTCGTCGTCGACGGCCAGGGGCACATCGTCGGTCTCTATGACTTCGACGAGGCCTGCGTGGCGGATCGCCATCACGAATTCCGCTGGCTGCCCTCGTACGGCGAGGCCAATCTCGCCGTCGCGCTTGCCGTCTATCAAGCGAAGACCGGCGTCGCCGTCGACATAGCCCGCGTCCGTGGCGTGCACGCCCTCGCTGCGCTCGAGCAGTACGGCTGGGGGCTACGCGCCCCCGAAGAGCACCACCGCACCCAGCGAACGCTCGCCCAAACCCGCGCCTGGGCCGAGCGCGCGGTCGCTGATGCCGAGAGGCTCAAACGAATCGGCGCAGCATGGTGAGGGTCGCCAGACAGGACCTAGCTACGAATCCGATTGAGCCAGTATCCGGGTCGGCGCTTGAGGTGTGCCACAGCGAGCACGCGCACCTCTGGCGGTAGTTCCATGAAGACCAGCGCATACGGGAAGCGAGGGAGTAGAGCGCGCCGGATCGAGAGTTCTTCCGGCAGGTCCAGGAGAAGCGGAAACGAGTCGGGGTAGCTGCCAATCCATGCAGCCGCTTCGGCGATCTCGACGAACGCCTCCCGGGAGAGGCGGCACTCTTTCACCTATCTGGCAATCTCTGCTGAATCTCGGATCGAGCCTCGGACCAGGTCAATCCAACACGAGCAGGCTCGAGAGAACGAGCCCGGTCACGCGCGCGACGAAGTCTCCCAGAACGGGCGTGGCGAGGATTCCCATGTCAGACCTCCTCTTCCCTGAAGACAGCGCCGAGCACCGGATGCGGTCCCGCAGGTAGCGAGAGCCGTCGCCCGCTCGCAAGCTCTACCGCGATAGGGCCCTCACTCTCAACCGGGTCTATCTCGACGGCAAGGCGCATGGGCGAGCCGGGCCAGGAAAAGACGAGCTCGCCGCGCGAACCCTTGGCGGCGGTGCCCTGAAGCACGGTCTTCCACTGGGTCATGGCCCGCTCGACGGACTGACAGCGCAGCCTCAGCCCCAGGACATTGACAGGTGGCGGCGCGCCGGGCACACCACGCGGGGGAACCATGGGGCGGGAGCCGGCGTGCGGCGGCCCCTCCTCGGCGAACTGGACCACGATGCCCAGGGCCTGCTTGGGGTGGAGAAAAGCCTCCTTCCACTCCGGATCGGAGTCGTCGCGGTCGACGATCCCGTAGCCCGCGGACTCCGCGCGGGCGCAGGCCTCCGCGAGGCTCGGCACCTTGAAGGTCACGTGATGGATGCCCGCGCCTCGCTCGGAGAGAAAACGATGGAGAAAGCCCGACGGCCCCGCGGGCTCCATGATCTCGATCGATCCGCCGCCCTCGAAGCGATAGGTGCCCCACGTGAAGACGCCTGAGGGCTGGCCCACGTCTGGCACGCCGCCCAGCTCGCCGGAGAGAAACGGTGCGGCGTCGGACATCCGCGGCAGGGCGATGGCGAGGTGATCGAAGAGGACACGGTCGACCAGACTCAACCGGTGAAGACCTCCCGGGCCGCCTCGAGCGCGCGGTCGATGCCCTGCGGGCTCACGTCCAGATGGGTGACGGCGCGGACCGTGCGGGGGCCGATGGCCCCCATGCGCACGCCTCGCGAAAGAAGCCGTTCCACGGCGGCGGGGGCGCCGATCGAGCCCGTCAGGTCGAAGAAGACGATATTGGTCTCGATGGTCGTTGGATCCAGCGAGAGGCCGGGCAGGGTGGCGAGTCCTTCGGCCAGACGCTTCGCGTTGGCATGGTCGTCCGCGAGCCGCTTGACGTGGTGACGGAGTGCATACACTCCACCCGCGGCAATGATGCCCGCCTGGCGCATGGCCCCGCCCATCTGCTGCTTGCAGCGCCACGCCTCCGCGATGAACTCTCGCGAGCCCGCGATGGCCGCGCCCACCGGCGCCCCCAGGCCCTTGGTGAAATCGATCCAGGCCGAGTCGAAGGGCGCCGCCCACTGCTGGGCCGAGATGCCGCTCGCCACCACCGCGTTCATCAGACGTGCGCCGTCCATGTGAGTGCTGAGCCCCCGGCGTCGCGCGACATCGATCACCGCGCGGATCTTCTCGAGCGGCCACACGGAGCCACCGCCCAGATTGGAGGTCTGCTCCACCCAGAGGAGACGGCTGCGCGGCATGTGACGGTTGTCCGGACGTATGGCCGCCTCGACGGCCGCGAAGTCGAACTGACCCCGCGGGCCGTCGAGCCCCTGCACGTTGATGCCGGCCAGCGCGGCCGGCCCGCCCGTCTCGAAGTGGATGGGATGCGCGGTGCGATGGGCGATCATCTCCTCGCCGGGGCGGCAGTGCACGCGCATGGCGATCTCGTTGCACATGGTGCCCGAGGGCAGAAAGAGGGCGGCGTCCTTGCCCAGGAGCTCGGCGACCATGTCCTGCAGGAGATTGACCGTGGGATCCTCGTACTTCTGCTCGTCGCCCACCTCCGCCTCGCACATGAAGCGGCGCATCTCGGCGGTGGGCTTGGTCACCGTGTCGCTGTAGAGATCGACCTCGATCGCCATCGGTGCTCGCCTATTGCATCGGCGAGAAGGCCGACGGCATGACGATCTTGGTCGCCTGGGTGAGCAGGCTGTCCGCCCCGCCGCCCGGCGGCCACAGGCCCTCGGCCACCGCCTTCTTCCGCGTGGCCACCCGCGCGTCCAGGGTCGGATAGGGCCAGATGTGGATGAACTTGTTCGCGGTGCCGAATTCGACGTGGCCGACCAGGGCCACCGGCGAGAGCCCGAGACGGCCGGGCAGCTTGGCTTCCCAGCGCTTCATCGTATCGGGCAGCGTCCCCGCCCTGAAGGTGTAGTAGCGGAACTCGTAGTAGGGGCCGTAGGTGCCCGGCTTGGGCTCGGG from Candidatus Methylomirabilota bacterium encodes the following:
- a CDS encoding phosphotransferase, with translation MLEQSIAGAVEVARGAGLDTRVVSAAIRGSRVMVELPSHVAWVALTAEATARLTIERMVLQALAGRLPVSIPSSVVHRDRVCVRTRVSGRSGLEHHRRAMDDQAVGEAWARQFGMLFAAVHTALSADALEALIAAGLPTRPAVDLDDARRGATALSSIKAQRLVDSYEPGEDRTFLHGDLGSHNVVVDGQGHIVGLYDFDEACVADRHHEFRWLPSYGEANLAVALAVYQAKTGVAVDIARVRGVHALAALEQYGWGLRAPEEHHRTQRTLAQTRAWAERAVADAERLKRIGAAW
- a CDS encoding VOC family protein; the protein is MSLVDRVLFDHLAIALPRMSDAAPFLSGELGGVPDVGQPSGVFTWGTYRFEGGGSIEIMEPAGPSGFLHRFLSERGAGIHHVTFKVPSLAEACARAESAGYGIVDRDDSDPEWKEAFLHPKQALGIVVQFAEEGPPHAGSRPMVPPRGVPGAPPPVNVLGLRLRCQSVERAMTQWKTVLQGTAAKGSRGELVFSWPGSPMRLAVEIDPVESEGPIAVELASGRRLSLPAGPHPVLGAVFREEEV
- a CDS encoding GntG family PLP-dependent aldolase; its protein translation is MAIEVDLYSDTVTKPTAEMRRFMCEAEVGDEQKYEDPTVNLLQDMVAELLGKDAALFLPSGTMCNEIAMRVHCRPGEEMIAHRTAHPIHFETGGPAALAGINVQGLDGPRGQFDFAAVEAAIRPDNRHMPRSRLLWVEQTSNLGGGSVWPLEKIRAVIDVARRRGLSTHMDGARLMNAVVASGISAQQWAAPFDSAWIDFTKGLGAPVGAAIAGSREFIAEAWRCKQQMGGAMRQAGIIAAGGVYALRHHVKRLADDHANAKRLAEGLATLPGLSLDPTTIETNIVFFDLTGSIGAPAAVERLLSRGVRMGAIGPRTVRAVTHLDVSPQGIDRALEAAREVFTG
- a CDS encoding NIPSNAP family protein, whose translation is MIYEIRTYGVKVGSLGEVEKRYGEAYEHRKKYSELAAFFHTEIGPLNEIIHIWKYESMEDRAKVRAAAAKDANWPPKIQEFITTMSVEIVVPFPFAPEPKPGTYGPYYEFRYYTFRAGTLPDTMKRWEAKLPGRLGLSPVALVGHVEFGTANKFIHIWPYPTLDARVATRKKAVAEGLWPPGGGADSLLTQATKIVMPSAFSPMQ